The Candidatus Buchananbacteria bacterium CG10_big_fil_rev_8_21_14_0_10_42_9 genome includes a region encoding these proteins:
- a CDS encoding response regulator → MAKSKSQLILLVEDDEFLAELYATKLELEGYEVALAKDGASALKLVSEKTINLVLLDIILPKMDGFEVLSKLKSNSKTKNIPVILLTNLSQKDEVKKGFDLGADDYLIKAHFMPSEVITKIKNILDKK, encoded by the coding sequence ATGGCAAAATCAAAATCTCAATTGATTCTCCTGGTTGAAGACGACGAATTTTTGGCTGAGCTTTATGCTACAAAATTGGAATTAGAGGGCTATGAAGTGGCCCTAGCTAAAGATGGCGCAAGCGCTTTAAAATTGGTTAGCGAAAAAACAATTAATTTAGTGTTGTTAGATATTATTTTGCCTAAAATGGACGGGTTTGAAGTTTTAAGTAAGTTGAAATCAAACAGTAAAACTAAAAATATACCCGTTATTTTGTTGACTAATTTATCGCAAAAAGATGAAGTTAAAAAAGGTTTTGATCTGGGCGCTGATGATTACTTAATTAAGGCTCATTTTATGCCGTCAGAAGTAATTACCAAGATAAAAAACATTTTAGATAAAAAGTAA